The Pseudomonadota bacterium region GTGTCATCCTGCCCCTTTCCGCATAGGCCACCAGAAGCAGGCGCATTCTGTGCGCCATACCCAAAATGACAAACCGTTCTTCGCACAAAGAGTGGTCTGGGTCGGATATTTGCAGAGCCAATGGGTCACCGAACACGG contains the following coding sequences:
- a CDS encoding BrnT family toxin — translated: MFGDPLALQISDPDHSLCEERFVILGMAHRMRLLLVAYAERGRMTRLISARQATRRERRQYEEGKN